The proteins below are encoded in one region of Delphinus delphis chromosome 4, mDelDel1.2, whole genome shotgun sequence:
- the RRP1B gene encoding ribosomal RNA processing protein 1 homolog B isoform X2, with translation MAPAMQPAEIQFAQRLASHEKGIRDRAVKKLRQYISVKTQRETGGFSQEELLKIWKGLFYCLWVQDEPLLQEELANTISQLIHVVNSSEAQHLFIQTFWQTVNREWPDIDGLRLDKYHRLIRLVLRQSFEVLKRNGWEESRIKLFLDVLMKEILHPESQSPNGVKFHFIDIYLDELSKVGGKELLADQNLKFIDPFCKVAAKTKDQTLVQTIARGVFEVIVDQSPFAPEETVEEQKTKVGDSDLSEEETSGNEMTWRKAISRKKTALGRYHCRKEGVAEEGGRGGGGGVEDAGLLLQFDYKAVADRLLEITNRKNIPPFNRKRLSKLIKKFQDLSEGSISHLSFAEDASADEDDQSLSQGRHKKKGNKLLEKTDMERGKGAKFSAAEEEESAGSVPKRKRKKKKKNHLRPEHLGPGGEATCPEQNGSRQPEAGPGRAQEASAAELGTVATFCPREQSGSEPASVHSRRRRLRKRSLRVQVESPEAAALAGGAPVPKRTRELGALLVNGGGPPTLAWPLPLPPPASPADRGDCPATLPQGGKLKKRRRESGGHDLHDLSAQKAAVLKKRKKVKEMSKWAEHRGVKLVQALGSGGALSPLRKQLRTQRDFVKFDASSSPKPLFFRKAKGSGAATSPGPGLQPHRTPSSSKKVTFGLNRNTTAEFKKTDKSILVSPTGPSRVAFNPEQRPLHGVLKTPSSSPASTPLGTKKPLTGTPKRRPTAIDFF, from the exons ATGGCCCCCGCCATGCAGCCGGCCGAGATCCAGTTCGCTCAGCGCCTGGCGTCCCACGAGAAGGGCATCCGGGATCGGGCGGTGAAGAAGCTGCGCCAGTATATCAGCGTGAAGACGCAGAGGGAGACAG GAGGTTTCAGCCAAGAAGAACTTCTAAAAATATGGAAAGGGCTCTTCTATTGCCTGTGGGTGCAGGATGAACCCCTTCTACAG GAGGAGCTAGCGAACACTATATCCCAACTCATCCATGTTGTTAACAGCTCAGAGGCTC AGCACCTGTTCATTCAGACCTTCTGGCAAACCGTGAACCGGGAGTGGCCAGACATCGACGGGCTGCGTCTGGACAAGTACCACAGG CTGATCCGTCTGGTCCTGAGGCAGTCCTTTGAAGTTCTGAAGCGAAACGGCTGGGAAGAAAG CCGAATCAAGCTTTTCCTGGATGTCTTGATGAAGGAGATCCTGCATCCTGAGAGTCAGTCTCCGAACGGAGTGAAATTCCACTTCATCGATATCTATCTGGATGAACTGTCCaaggtgggagggaaagag CTGCTGGCCGATCAGAACCTCAAGTTTATTGACCCGTTCTGCAAGGTGGCCGCCAAGACTAAGGA CCAGACTCTGGTACAGACTATAGCTAGGGGTGTTTTTGAAGTCATTGTAGATCAGTCTCCTTTTGCACCTGAAGAGACGGTCGAGGAACAGAAAACCAAAGTGGGTGACAGTGACCTCTCTGAGGAAGAGACGTCTGGAAATGAGATGACGTGGAGAAAAGCAATCAGTAGAAAGAAAACAG CACTGGGCAGATATCACTGCAGAAAAGAGGGAGTCGCTGAGGAAGGCGGAcggggcggcggcggaggcgtGGAGGACGCCGGGCTGCTCCTCCAG TTTGACTACAAGGCAGTTGCCGACCGACTCCTGGAAATAACCAACAGGAAGAACATCCCTCCCTTCAACAGGAAACGTCTCTCCAAGCTAATCAAAAA attCCAAGATCTTTCTGaag GCAGTATCTCACACCTCAGTTTTGCTGAGGACGCTTCTGCTGACGAAGATGACCAAAGCCTCAGTCAAGGGAGGCATAAGAAGAAAGGGAACAAACTTCTGGAGAAAACGGACATGGAAAGAGGGAAAG GAGCCAAGTTCTCTGCTGCCGAGGAAGAGGAGAGCGCAGGCAGTgttccaaagagaaaaaggaaaaagaagaagaagaaccacCTCCGGCCTGAACACTTGGGGCCCGGTGGTGAGGCCACGTGCCCGGAGCAGAATGGCAGCCGGCAGCCGGAGGCCGGTCCCGGAAGAGCCCAGGAGGCGAGTGCGGCTGAGCTGGGGACGGTGGCCACGTTCTGCCCCCGGGAGCAGAGCGGCTCGGAGCCCGCCTCCGTGCACAGCAGGAGGAGACGACTGAGGAAGAGAAGCCTGAGGGTCCAGGTGGAGAGCCCGGAGGCAGCGGCCCTGGCTGGCGGCGCCCCGGTCCCGAAGAGGACGCGCGAGCTCGGCGCCCTCCTGGTCAACGGCGGCGGCCCGCCCACGctggcctggcccctgcccctgccccctccagcgAGCCCAGCAGACAGAGGGGACTGCCCTGCCACCCTGCCCCAGGGCGGGAAgctgaagaaaaggaggagggagtcCGGCGGCCATGACCTCCACGACCTGTCTGCTCAGAAAGCTGCCGttttgaaaaagaggaagaaagtgaaagagaTGTCAAAGTGGGCGGAGCACAGAGGGGTCAAGCTCGTGCAGGCCCTG GGGAGCGGTGGGGCGCTCAGCCCTTTGAGGAAGCAGCTGAGGACTCAGAGGGACTTCGTGAAGTTTGACGCCTCCTCCTCCCCGAAGCCCCTGTTCTTCAGGAAGGCCAAGGGCAGCGGGGCCGCCACCTCGCCAGGCCCCGGGCTGCAG CCACACAGGACGCCGTCCAGCTCCAAGAAGGTGACGTTCGGGCTGAACAGGAACACGACGGCGG AATTCAAGAAGACGGACAAGAGCATCTTGGTCAGTCCCACGGGCCCCTCCCGGGTGGCCTTCAACCCTGAGCAGAGACCCCTCCACGGAGTGCTGAAGACCCCCAGCAGCTCGCCGGCCAGCACGCCCCTGGGGACCAAGAAGCCGCTGACCGGCACGCCAAAGAGGAGGCCGACGGCTATAGACTTCTTCTAG
- the RRP1B gene encoding ribosomal RNA processing protein 1 homolog B isoform X1 translates to MAPAMQPAEIQFAQRLASHEKGIRDRAVKKLRQYISVKTQRETGGFSQEELLKIWKGLFYCLWVQDEPLLQEELANTISQLIHVVNSSEAQHLFIQTFWQTVNREWPDIDGLRLDKYHRLIRLVLRQSFEVLKRNGWEESRIKLFLDVLMKEILHPESQSPNGVKFHFIDIYLDELSKVGGKELLADQNLKFIDPFCKVAAKTKDQTLVQTIARGVFEVIVDQSPFAPEETVEEQKTKVGDSDLSEEETSGNEMTWRKAISRKKTALGRYHCRKEGVAEEGGRGGGGGVEDAGLLLQFDYKAVADRLLEITNRKNIPPFNRKRLSKLIKKFQDLSEAGSISHLSFAEDASADEDDQSLSQGRHKKKGNKLLEKTDMERGKGAKFSAAEEEESAGSVPKRKRKKKKKNHLRPEHLGPGGEATCPEQNGSRQPEAGPGRAQEASAAELGTVATFCPREQSGSEPASVHSRRRRLRKRSLRVQVESPEAAALAGGAPVPKRTRELGALLVNGGGPPTLAWPLPLPPPASPADRGDCPATLPQGGKLKKRRRESGGHDLHDLSAQKAAVLKKRKKVKEMSKWAEHRGVKLVQALGSGGALSPLRKQLRTQRDFVKFDASSSPKPLFFRKAKGSGAATSPGPGLQPHRTPSSSKKVTFGLNRNTTAEFKKTDKSILVSPTGPSRVAFNPEQRPLHGVLKTPSSSPASTPLGTKKPLTGTPKRRPTAIDFF, encoded by the exons ATGGCCCCCGCCATGCAGCCGGCCGAGATCCAGTTCGCTCAGCGCCTGGCGTCCCACGAGAAGGGCATCCGGGATCGGGCGGTGAAGAAGCTGCGCCAGTATATCAGCGTGAAGACGCAGAGGGAGACAG GAGGTTTCAGCCAAGAAGAACTTCTAAAAATATGGAAAGGGCTCTTCTATTGCCTGTGGGTGCAGGATGAACCCCTTCTACAG GAGGAGCTAGCGAACACTATATCCCAACTCATCCATGTTGTTAACAGCTCAGAGGCTC AGCACCTGTTCATTCAGACCTTCTGGCAAACCGTGAACCGGGAGTGGCCAGACATCGACGGGCTGCGTCTGGACAAGTACCACAGG CTGATCCGTCTGGTCCTGAGGCAGTCCTTTGAAGTTCTGAAGCGAAACGGCTGGGAAGAAAG CCGAATCAAGCTTTTCCTGGATGTCTTGATGAAGGAGATCCTGCATCCTGAGAGTCAGTCTCCGAACGGAGTGAAATTCCACTTCATCGATATCTATCTGGATGAACTGTCCaaggtgggagggaaagag CTGCTGGCCGATCAGAACCTCAAGTTTATTGACCCGTTCTGCAAGGTGGCCGCCAAGACTAAGGA CCAGACTCTGGTACAGACTATAGCTAGGGGTGTTTTTGAAGTCATTGTAGATCAGTCTCCTTTTGCACCTGAAGAGACGGTCGAGGAACAGAAAACCAAAGTGGGTGACAGTGACCTCTCTGAGGAAGAGACGTCTGGAAATGAGATGACGTGGAGAAAAGCAATCAGTAGAAAGAAAACAG CACTGGGCAGATATCACTGCAGAAAAGAGGGAGTCGCTGAGGAAGGCGGAcggggcggcggcggaggcgtGGAGGACGCCGGGCTGCTCCTCCAG TTTGACTACAAGGCAGTTGCCGACCGACTCCTGGAAATAACCAACAGGAAGAACATCCCTCCCTTCAACAGGAAACGTCTCTCCAAGCTAATCAAAAA attCCAAGATCTTTCTGaag CAGGCAGTATCTCACACCTCAGTTTTGCTGAGGACGCTTCTGCTGACGAAGATGACCAAAGCCTCAGTCAAGGGAGGCATAAGAAGAAAGGGAACAAACTTCTGGAGAAAACGGACATGGAAAGAGGGAAAG GAGCCAAGTTCTCTGCTGCCGAGGAAGAGGAGAGCGCAGGCAGTgttccaaagagaaaaaggaaaaagaagaagaagaaccacCTCCGGCCTGAACACTTGGGGCCCGGTGGTGAGGCCACGTGCCCGGAGCAGAATGGCAGCCGGCAGCCGGAGGCCGGTCCCGGAAGAGCCCAGGAGGCGAGTGCGGCTGAGCTGGGGACGGTGGCCACGTTCTGCCCCCGGGAGCAGAGCGGCTCGGAGCCCGCCTCCGTGCACAGCAGGAGGAGACGACTGAGGAAGAGAAGCCTGAGGGTCCAGGTGGAGAGCCCGGAGGCAGCGGCCCTGGCTGGCGGCGCCCCGGTCCCGAAGAGGACGCGCGAGCTCGGCGCCCTCCTGGTCAACGGCGGCGGCCCGCCCACGctggcctggcccctgcccctgccccctccagcgAGCCCAGCAGACAGAGGGGACTGCCCTGCCACCCTGCCCCAGGGCGGGAAgctgaagaaaaggaggagggagtcCGGCGGCCATGACCTCCACGACCTGTCTGCTCAGAAAGCTGCCGttttgaaaaagaggaagaaagtgaaagagaTGTCAAAGTGGGCGGAGCACAGAGGGGTCAAGCTCGTGCAGGCCCTG GGGAGCGGTGGGGCGCTCAGCCCTTTGAGGAAGCAGCTGAGGACTCAGAGGGACTTCGTGAAGTTTGACGCCTCCTCCTCCCCGAAGCCCCTGTTCTTCAGGAAGGCCAAGGGCAGCGGGGCCGCCACCTCGCCAGGCCCCGGGCTGCAG CCACACAGGACGCCGTCCAGCTCCAAGAAGGTGACGTTCGGGCTGAACAGGAACACGACGGCGG AATTCAAGAAGACGGACAAGAGCATCTTGGTCAGTCCCACGGGCCCCTCCCGGGTGGCCTTCAACCCTGAGCAGAGACCCCTCCACGGAGTGCTGAAGACCCCCAGCAGCTCGCCGGCCAGCACGCCCCTGGGGACCAAGAAGCCGCTGACCGGCACGCCAAAGAGGAGGCCGACGGCTATAGACTTCTTCTAG
- the RRP1B gene encoding ribosomal RNA processing protein 1 homolog B isoform X3 — protein sequence MAPAMQPAEIQFAQRLASHEKGIRDRAVKKLRQYISVKTQRETEHLFIQTFWQTVNREWPDIDGLRLDKYHRLIRLVLRQSFEVLKRNGWEESRIKLFLDVLMKEILHPESQSPNGVKFHFIDIYLDELSKVGGKELLADQNLKFIDPFCKVAAKTKDQTLVQTIARGVFEVIVDQSPFAPEETVEEQKTKVGDSDLSEEETSGNEMTWRKAISRKKTALGRYHCRKEGVAEEGGRGGGGGVEDAGLLLQFDYKAVADRLLEITNRKNIPPFNRKRLSKLIKKFQDLSEAGSISHLSFAEDASADEDDQSLSQGRHKKKGNKLLEKTDMERGKGAKFSAAEEEESAGSVPKRKRKKKKKNHLRPEHLGPGGEATCPEQNGSRQPEAGPGRAQEASAAELGTVATFCPREQSGSEPASVHSRRRRLRKRSLRVQVESPEAAALAGGAPVPKRTRELGALLVNGGGPPTLAWPLPLPPPASPADRGDCPATLPQGGKLKKRRRESGGHDLHDLSAQKAAVLKKRKKVKEMSKWAEHRGVKLVQALGSGGALSPLRKQLRTQRDFVKFDASSSPKPLFFRKAKGSGAATSPGPGLQPHRTPSSSKKVTFGLNRNTTAEFKKTDKSILVSPTGPSRVAFNPEQRPLHGVLKTPSSSPASTPLGTKKPLTGTPKRRPTAIDFF from the exons ATGGCCCCCGCCATGCAGCCGGCCGAGATCCAGTTCGCTCAGCGCCTGGCGTCCCACGAGAAGGGCATCCGGGATCGGGCGGTGAAGAAGCTGCGCCAGTATATCAGCGTGAAGACGCAGAGGGAGACAG AGCACCTGTTCATTCAGACCTTCTGGCAAACCGTGAACCGGGAGTGGCCAGACATCGACGGGCTGCGTCTGGACAAGTACCACAGG CTGATCCGTCTGGTCCTGAGGCAGTCCTTTGAAGTTCTGAAGCGAAACGGCTGGGAAGAAAG CCGAATCAAGCTTTTCCTGGATGTCTTGATGAAGGAGATCCTGCATCCTGAGAGTCAGTCTCCGAACGGAGTGAAATTCCACTTCATCGATATCTATCTGGATGAACTGTCCaaggtgggagggaaagag CTGCTGGCCGATCAGAACCTCAAGTTTATTGACCCGTTCTGCAAGGTGGCCGCCAAGACTAAGGA CCAGACTCTGGTACAGACTATAGCTAGGGGTGTTTTTGAAGTCATTGTAGATCAGTCTCCTTTTGCACCTGAAGAGACGGTCGAGGAACAGAAAACCAAAGTGGGTGACAGTGACCTCTCTGAGGAAGAGACGTCTGGAAATGAGATGACGTGGAGAAAAGCAATCAGTAGAAAGAAAACAG CACTGGGCAGATATCACTGCAGAAAAGAGGGAGTCGCTGAGGAAGGCGGAcggggcggcggcggaggcgtGGAGGACGCCGGGCTGCTCCTCCAG TTTGACTACAAGGCAGTTGCCGACCGACTCCTGGAAATAACCAACAGGAAGAACATCCCTCCCTTCAACAGGAAACGTCTCTCCAAGCTAATCAAAAA attCCAAGATCTTTCTGaag CAGGCAGTATCTCACACCTCAGTTTTGCTGAGGACGCTTCTGCTGACGAAGATGACCAAAGCCTCAGTCAAGGGAGGCATAAGAAGAAAGGGAACAAACTTCTGGAGAAAACGGACATGGAAAGAGGGAAAG GAGCCAAGTTCTCTGCTGCCGAGGAAGAGGAGAGCGCAGGCAGTgttccaaagagaaaaaggaaaaagaagaagaagaaccacCTCCGGCCTGAACACTTGGGGCCCGGTGGTGAGGCCACGTGCCCGGAGCAGAATGGCAGCCGGCAGCCGGAGGCCGGTCCCGGAAGAGCCCAGGAGGCGAGTGCGGCTGAGCTGGGGACGGTGGCCACGTTCTGCCCCCGGGAGCAGAGCGGCTCGGAGCCCGCCTCCGTGCACAGCAGGAGGAGACGACTGAGGAAGAGAAGCCTGAGGGTCCAGGTGGAGAGCCCGGAGGCAGCGGCCCTGGCTGGCGGCGCCCCGGTCCCGAAGAGGACGCGCGAGCTCGGCGCCCTCCTGGTCAACGGCGGCGGCCCGCCCACGctggcctggcccctgcccctgccccctccagcgAGCCCAGCAGACAGAGGGGACTGCCCTGCCACCCTGCCCCAGGGCGGGAAgctgaagaaaaggaggagggagtcCGGCGGCCATGACCTCCACGACCTGTCTGCTCAGAAAGCTGCCGttttgaaaaagaggaagaaagtgaaagagaTGTCAAAGTGGGCGGAGCACAGAGGGGTCAAGCTCGTGCAGGCCCTG GGGAGCGGTGGGGCGCTCAGCCCTTTGAGGAAGCAGCTGAGGACTCAGAGGGACTTCGTGAAGTTTGACGCCTCCTCCTCCCCGAAGCCCCTGTTCTTCAGGAAGGCCAAGGGCAGCGGGGCCGCCACCTCGCCAGGCCCCGGGCTGCAG CCACACAGGACGCCGTCCAGCTCCAAGAAGGTGACGTTCGGGCTGAACAGGAACACGACGGCGG AATTCAAGAAGACGGACAAGAGCATCTTGGTCAGTCCCACGGGCCCCTCCCGGGTGGCCTTCAACCCTGAGCAGAGACCCCTCCACGGAGTGCTGAAGACCCCCAGCAGCTCGCCGGCCAGCACGCCCCTGGGGACCAAGAAGCCGCTGACCGGCACGCCAAAGAGGAGGCCGACGGCTATAGACTTCTTCTAG